In Morococcus cerebrosus, a single genomic region encodes these proteins:
- the ileS gene encoding isoleucine--tRNA ligase translates to MTDYSKTVNLLESPFPMRGNLAKREPAWLKSWYEHKRYQKLREIAKGRPKFILHDGPPYANGDIHIGHAVNKILKDIIIRSKTQAGFDAPYVPGWDCHGLPIEVMVEKLHGKDMPKARFRELCREYAAEQVARQKKDFIRLGVLGDWDNPYLTMDFKTEADTVRMLGEIYKSGYLYRGAKPVQFCLDCGSSLAEAEVEYKDKVSPAIDVGYPFKDTAALAAAFGLSGIEGKAFAVIWTTTPWTLPASQAVSAGADVVYQLIDTPKGKLVLAKDLAEDTLKRYGFTSDDLKVLAETTGDKLENLHMNHPFLERDIPMLNGEHVTTDAGTGLVHTAPAHGLEDYAVCNKYGIELYNPVNAEGKYISETPRVAGMSVWEANPVILQWLEETGNLLASSKIEHSYAHCWRHKTPLIYRATGQWFIGMDKAGSDGKTLRDKAIKAVDDTEFFPSWGRARLEAMIEGRPDWVVSRQRYWGTPMTFFVHKETGELHPNSAELLEKIALKIEEKGIEAWFSLDKSELLSAEDCENYDKLSDTMDVWFDSGSTHYSVLKQREELDWPADLYLEGSDQHRGWFQSSMLTGCASSMGRAPYKQLLTHGFVVDQNGRKMSKSIGNVVAPQEVYNEFGADILRLWAASTDYSGELAISKEILKRVTESYRRIRNTLSFLFANLSDFDPFEHTVPQADMVEIDRYALVLARQLQERLAGDFYPRYAFHFAVKDIVAFCSEDLGAFYLDILKDRLYTTKADSHARRSAQTALYHITRSLVLLIAPILCFTGEEAWDIIGGGEEDSVLFHTWHEFPPINEKAEAELVKKWTAVREAREAVTAAIEPLRADKTVGSSLQAEAEITAPEATADYLNALGEELRFALLVSKVEVKTGSELAVTAKASDGEKCERCWHYTHDIGSVAGHETICKRCAENVDGKGEERHYA, encoded by the coding sequence ATGACCGATTACAGCAAAACCGTAAACCTGCTCGAAAGCCCGTTTCCGATGCGCGGCAACCTTGCCAAGCGCGAGCCTGCGTGGCTGAAAAGCTGGTACGAGCACAAACGCTATCAAAAACTGCGCGAAATCGCCAAAGGCCGTCCGAAATTCATCCTGCACGACGGCCCGCCGTATGCCAACGGCGACATCCACATCGGTCATGCCGTCAACAAAATCCTCAAAGACATCATTATCCGCAGCAAAACCCAAGCCGGTTTCGACGCGCCTTATGTGCCGGGCTGGGACTGCCACGGTCTGCCCATCGAAGTGATGGTGGAAAAGCTGCACGGCAAAGACATGCCCAAAGCGCGTTTCCGCGAATTGTGCCGCGAATATGCCGCCGAACAGGTTGCCCGCCAGAAAAAAGACTTCATCCGTCTGGGCGTGTTGGGCGACTGGGACAACCCCTACCTGACCATGGATTTCAAAACTGAGGCGGATACCGTGCGTATGCTCGGCGAAATCTACAAATCGGGCTATCTCTACCGCGGCGCAAAACCGGTTCAATTCTGCTTGGACTGCGGCTCTTCGCTGGCGGAAGCGGAAGTGGAATACAAAGACAAAGTATCGCCTGCGATTGATGTCGGCTATCCGTTTAAAGACACCGCCGCGCTTGCCGCCGCATTCGGTTTGTCCGGCATCGAAGGCAAAGCGTTTGCCGTCATCTGGACGACCACGCCTTGGACGCTGCCCGCAAGCCAAGCCGTATCTGCGGGGGCGGACGTGGTTTACCAACTGATTGATACGCCCAAAGGCAAATTGGTATTGGCGAAAGATTTGGCGGAAGACACGCTCAAACGCTACGGTTTTACTTCAGACGACCTGAAAGTATTGGCAGAAACCACCGGCGACAAGCTGGAAAACCTGCACATGAATCATCCGTTCCTCGAACGCGATATTCCCATGCTCAACGGCGAACACGTTACCACCGACGCTGGTACGGGCTTGGTGCACACCGCCCCCGCACACGGTTTGGAAGACTATGCCGTCTGCAATAAATACGGTATCGAGCTTTACAACCCCGTCAACGCCGAAGGCAAATACATCAGCGAAACGCCGCGCGTCGCAGGCATGAGCGTTTGGGAAGCGAATCCCGTCATCCTGCAATGGCTGGAAGAAACCGGCAACCTCTTGGCCAGCAGCAAAATCGAACACAGCTACGCCCACTGCTGGCGCCACAAAACCCCGCTGATTTACCGCGCGACGGGTCAGTGGTTTATCGGCATGGACAAAGCCGGAAGCGACGGCAAAACCCTGCGCGACAAAGCCATCAAAGCCGTGGACGACACCGAATTCTTCCCGTCTTGGGGTCGCGCACGCCTCGAAGCCATGATCGAAGGCCGCCCCGACTGGGTCGTTTCGCGCCAACGCTATTGGGGCACGCCGATGACCTTCTTCGTTCACAAAGAAACGGGCGAGCTGCATCCGAACTCCGCCGAACTTTTGGAAAAAATCGCCCTGAAAATCGAAGAAAAAGGCATTGAAGCATGGTTCTCCCTCGATAAAAGCGAATTGTTGAGCGCGGAAGATTGCGAAAACTACGACAAACTTTCCGACACGATGGACGTATGGTTCGACTCCGGTTCGACCCATTATTCCGTCTTGAAACAGCGCGAAGAATTGGACTGGCCCGCCGACCTCTACCTCGAAGGCAGCGACCAACACCGCGGCTGGTTCCAATCCTCCATGCTGACCGGCTGCGCCTCTTCAATGGGCCGTGCCCCGTACAAACAGCTTCTGACCCACGGTTTCGTGGTTGACCAAAACGGCCGCAAAATGTCGAAATCCATCGGCAACGTCGTCGCGCCGCAAGAAGTCTATAACGAATTCGGCGCGGACATCCTGCGCCTGTGGGCGGCATCCACCGATTACAGCGGCGAATTGGCAATTTCCAAAGAAATCCTCAAACGCGTAACCGAAAGCTACCGCCGCATCCGCAACACCTTGAGCTTCCTGTTTGCCAACCTCAGCGATTTCGACCCGTTCGAACACACCGTACCGCAGGCAGACATGGTCGAAATCGACCGCTACGCCTTAGTATTGGCGCGTCAGCTGCAAGAGCGTCTGGCAGGCGACTTCTATCCGCGCTATGCCTTCCACTTCGCCGTGAAAGACATCGTCGCCTTCTGCTCGGAAGACTTGGGCGCGTTCTACCTCGACATCCTGAAAGACCGCCTCTACACCACCAAAGCCGACAGCCACGCCCGCCGCAGCGCGCAAACCGCCCTGTATCACATCACGCGCAGCCTAGTTCTCTTGATTGCACCGATTTTGTGTTTCACCGGCGAAGAAGCGTGGGACATCATCGGCGGCGGCGAAGAAGACAGCGTCCTCTTCCACACTTGGCACGAGTTCCCACCCATCAACGAGAAAGCCGAAGCCGAACTGGTGAAAAAATGGACGGCAGTCCGCGAAGCCCGCGAAGCCGTAACCGCCGCCATCGAGCCTTTGCGCGCCGACAAAACCGTCGGTTCGTCCTTGCAGGCAGAAGCCGAAATCACCGCGCCGGAAGCCACCGCCGACTACCTGAACGCCTTGGGCGAAGAATTGCGCTTTGCCCTCTTGGTGTCCAAAGTCGAAGTCAAAACCGGCAGCGAACTTGCCGTTACCGCCAAAGCCAGCGACGGCGAAAAATGCGAACGCTGCTGGCACTACACCCACGATATCGGCTCAGTCGCAGGCCATGAAACCATCTGCAAACGCTGCGCCGAGAATGTCGACGGCAAAGGCGAAGAGCGGCATTACGCTTAA
- the miaB gene encoding tRNA (N6-isopentenyl adenosine(37)-C2)-methylthiotransferase MiaB: protein MKKVFIRTFGCQMNEYDSEKMLAVLAEENGGIEQVTEADEADIILFNTCSVREKAQEKVFSDLGRVRPLKEKNPDLIIGVAGCVASQEGENIIKRAPYVDVVFGPQTLHRLPKMIVDKETSGLSQVDISFPEIEKFDHLPPARVEGGAAFVSIMEGCSKYCSFCVVPYTRGEEFSRPLNDVLTEIANLAQQGVKEINLLGQNVNAYRGEMEDGEICDFATLLRIVHEIPGIERMRFTTSHPREFTDSIIECYRDLPKLVSHLHLPIQSGSDRVLSAMKRGYTALEYKSIIRKLRAIRPDLCLSSDFIVGFPGETEREFEQTLKLVKDIAFDLSFVFIYSPRPGTPAANLPDDTPHAEKVRRLEALNEVIEAETARINQTMIGTVQRCLVEGISKKDPDQLQARTANNRVVNFTGTPDMINQMIDLEITEAYTFSLRGKPVEA, encoded by the coding sequence ATGAAAAAAGTATTTATCCGCACCTTCGGCTGCCAAATGAACGAATACGACAGTGAAAAAATGCTCGCCGTACTCGCCGAGGAAAACGGCGGCATCGAACAAGTGACCGAAGCTGACGAAGCCGACATCATCCTCTTCAACACCTGCTCCGTGCGCGAAAAAGCGCAGGAAAAAGTGTTCTCCGACTTAGGCCGAGTGCGCCCGCTCAAAGAAAAAAATCCCGACCTCATCATCGGCGTTGCCGGCTGCGTCGCCTCCCAAGAAGGCGAAAACATCATCAAACGCGCGCCTTATGTGGACGTCGTCTTCGGCCCGCAAACGCTGCACCGCCTGCCCAAAATGATTGTGGATAAAGAAACCAGCGGCCTGTCGCAAGTCGATATTTCCTTCCCCGAAATCGAAAAATTCGACCACCTGCCGCCCGCCCGCGTCGAAGGCGGCGCAGCATTCGTATCCATCATGGAAGGCTGTTCCAAATACTGCTCGTTCTGCGTCGTCCCCTACACCCGCGGCGAAGAGTTCTCCCGCCCGCTGAACGACGTTTTGACCGAAATCGCCAACCTCGCCCAGCAAGGCGTTAAAGAAATCAACCTGTTAGGACAAAACGTCAACGCCTATCGCGGCGAAATGGAAGACGGCGAAATCTGCGACTTCGCCACCCTGCTGCGCATCGTCCACGAAATCCCCGGCATCGAGCGTATGCGCTTTACCACCAGCCACCCGCGCGAGTTTACCGACTCGATTATCGAGTGCTACCGCGACCTGCCCAAGCTGGTGTCGCACCTGCACCTGCCGATTCAAAGCGGTTCCGACCGCGTATTGAGCGCGATGAAACGCGGCTACACCGCCTTGGAATACAAATCCATCATCCGCAAACTGCGCGCCATCCGCCCCGACTTGTGCCTGAGCAGCGACTTCATCGTCGGCTTCCCCGGCGAAACCGAGCGCGAGTTCGAGCAAACCCTGAAGCTGGTGAAAGACATTGCCTTCGATTTGAGCTTCGTCTTCATTTACAGCCCGCGCCCCGGCACACCTGCCGCCAACCTGCCGGACGACACCCCGCACGCCGAAAAAGTGCGCCGCCTCGAAGCCCTGAACGAAGTCATCGAAGCCGAAACCGCCCGCATCAACCAAACCATGATAGGTACCGTACAACGCTGTCTGGTCGAAGGCATCTCCAAAAAAGACCCCGACCAGCTTCAAGCCCGTACCGCCAACAACCGCGTGGTCAACTTCACCGGCACGCCCGATATGATCAACCAAATGATCGATTTGGAAATCACCGAAGCCTACACCTTCTCCCTGCGCGGCAAACCGGTTGAAGCGTAA
- the hemL gene encoding glutamate-1-semialdehyde 2,1-aminomutase yields the protein MNRNEILFDRAKAIIPGGVNSPVRAFGSVGGVPRFIKKAEGAYVWDENGTRYTDYVGSWGPAIVGHAHPEVIEAVREAALGGLSFGAPTEGEIVIAEEIAKIMPSVERLRLVSSGTEATMTAIRLARGFTGRDKIIKFEGCYHGHSDSLLVKAGSGLLTFGNPSSAGVPADFTKHTLVLEYNNTTQLEEAFARNGDEIACVILEPFVGNMNLVRPTEAFVKALRELTEKHGAVLIYDEVMTGFRVALGGAQSLHGITPDLTTMGKVIGGGMPLAAFGGRKDIMECISPLGGVYQAGTLSGNPIAVAAGLKTLEIIQREGFYENLTALTRRLADGLAAAAKAHGIEFTADSVGGMFGLYFAAHAPQNYGDMARSNIDAFKRFFHGMLDRNTAFGPSAYEAGFVSAAHTPELIDETIATAHQVFAEMAK from the coding sequence ATGAACCGTAACGAAATCCTGTTTGACCGTGCCAAAGCCATCATCCCCGGCGGCGTGAATTCTCCCGTCCGCGCATTCGGCAGCGTCGGCGGCGTGCCGCGCTTCATCAAAAAAGCCGAAGGCGCGTATGTTTGGGACGAAAACGGCACGCGCTACACCGATTACGTCGGTTCGTGGGGGCCTGCGATTGTCGGACACGCGCACCCCGAAGTCATCGAAGCCGTGCGCGAAGCCGCGTTGGGCGGTTTGTCATTCGGCGCGCCCACCGAAGGCGAAATCGTCATCGCCGAAGAAATCGCCAAAATCATGCCGTCCGTCGAACGGCTGCGCCTCGTCAGCTCCGGCACCGAAGCGACCATGACCGCCATCCGCCTCGCACGCGGCTTTACCGGACGCGACAAAATCATCAAGTTCGAAGGCTGCTACCACGGCCATTCCGACAGCCTGCTCGTCAAAGCCGGCAGCGGCCTGCTCACCTTCGGCAACCCGTCTTCCGCAGGCGTTCCCGCCGATTTTACGAAACACACCTTAGTCCTCGAATACAACAACACCACCCAACTCGAAGAAGCGTTCGCCCGCAACGGCGACGAAATCGCCTGCGTCATCCTCGAACCCTTCGTCGGCAATATGAACCTGGTCCGCCCGACCGAAGCCTTCGTCAAAGCCCTGCGCGAATTGACCGAAAAACACGGCGCGGTGTTGATTTACGACGAAGTGATGACCGGCTTCCGCGTCGCGCTCGGCGGCGCGCAGTCGCTGCACGGCATCACGCCCGACCTGACCACGATGGGCAAAGTCATCGGCGGCGGTATGCCGCTTGCCGCGTTCGGCGGACGCAAAGACATCATGGAATGCATTTCCCCGCTGGGCGGCGTGTATCAGGCAGGCACCTTGTCGGGCAACCCGATTGCCGTCGCCGCAGGCTTGAAAACGCTCGAAATCATCCAGCGCGAAGGCTTCTACGAAAATCTGACCGCCTTGACCCGCCGCCTCGCCGACGGGCTTGCCGCCGCCGCCAAAGCGCACGGCATCGAGTTCACCGCCGACAGCGTGGGCGGTATGTTCGGCCTGTATTTCGCCGCCCATGCCCCGCAAAACTACGGCGACATGGCGCGTTCCAATATTGACGCCTTCAAACGCTTCTTCCACGGCATGCTCGACCGCAACACCGCCTTCGGCCCGTCCGCCTACGAAGCAGGCTTCGTCTCCGCCGCGCACACGCCCGAGCTGATTGACGAAACCATCGCCACCGCGCATCAAGTGTTCGCGGAAATGGCGAAATAA